tctttcaatttaattttaattattgtaGGAAATAGGTACAACTAATAGTCCATTTTTTGACTCTTTAATAGAATTCCATCTGCCAAGTCTATGTTCTTGTCCAATAGCAGCAACAATAAGCTTATCAGAAACAGAAATATCATTAACAAATCCAGAGATTTTGATAGAATTTATAAGAgagatattattattttgatttgacCATTTCCAAGCTTTAATTTCTTGATCATCACTACCAgtgaaaaataaatcagtAAAAGGAATACTTTTAATAGAATAAATACCTCCTTTATGTAGATCATTACTAGTAAATAAAGgcttctttttaaattgtGACCATATATGTATAGTACCATCTTGTTGACCAGTTATATAATTAACATTATTTAAACAAGATACAGAATCAATAGGagattcaatatttttggataaATCATtgttgttattattattacttggataaaatattaaatgtgAATCAGCAGATAATTTCCATAACCTAGATGTATTATCTTCAGAACCAGTAAAAGGTCTATCTTTCAGAATTATATCACAAGATGTAATTTTATTAGTATGGCCATAATAAGTATTCATATGTGATCTTGATTTTAAACTCCAAACTTTGAGAGATTTATCAAAAGAAActgaaataatttgatcAATATCAGAATTTGGTTCAGAAACTATACCAGTAATTGTATTAGTATGACCATGAAATTTTTCTATACATTTTTGTACTCTATGATCCCATATTCTTATAACTTTATCTTCACCACCACTACAAATAAGATTAGTTTCTTTATGATAACATATTGTTTTAACTTGTTCAAAATGTCCACCAcattcaaaatcttttcTACTACCtggaaaaataatttttttaccAGTTTCTAAATCCCATTTAATTATAGCACAATCTTTACCACCAGTATATGCAGTTCTTCCATCTTTATCTAAAGTTACACATGTTGGGCTTAATTTGTGACCTTTGTAAAATGTAGAGTCActtgtaatattaaaactaTCAGCAATATCTCTTTGTGAGATTTTACcttctaatatatttaaactttttttaatatcatcatcatctaaagcatcaattttttttaaatatttttttgctAATGAAACTCTTctttcatcatcattttcaaaaaaagtatcttcttcatcatcatcatcttcttcttctccATTTTCATAATCAGATTCTACATTTGAACCTAAAGTTCTTCCAATAAAATGTGAATTTTTATGATCTTGGTAATCCacactttttttattatttaaaaatgattcatCATCTGAAGATGAtacaatttcttcattttcattttttttctttccttgattttttttaatttgttgaaattttctcttcattatttattttaattattgtttaAAATTACActtattcttattatatatgattaatcaaaatgaattttattaaactttatttatttatatctttattattattaacttttttttccttttttttaatactctagtttttttttgacaTTTCAGATTCTTTAgtcatttaatatattgacAAGAACCCGcctttttttcaaaaaatatatgggaattaaaaaaaaaattttttttttttttttttgggtACCTTTATATACCGGTATATATAAACTAAAAACTATAATAATTGTAGCGCGATATGCCGCCTAAAGTTactattagaaaatattaagatgaatatttttgatcaagaagaagaaaaaaaaaaaaaataataataataataataaagagataaataaaaagattaaaatgaaatgtattttaattagaaatttaaatattttaagaaaCCCCACACTATTTTGTATTGAtcttcttttatttattattaataatctctttttcttttcttttctttttttaattcctctctaaatatatataaatattcttattgttatctttttaattgaatttaaataaattcaaagttatttattAGATGAAAAGTAATAAGTATcaagaatttgaatctttaccaaattctttattgttTGAGAAGAAAAGTAAAAGTCAAGTATTAAGacaaaatgatttaataacaaatattGTACGAGATAATTTAGATAATGGGAACAAATTATTCAACGATGAACATGatgttaataattttgatgatttacCTTTTGTAATACCTTCAAagagaattattattgaatggCCTTTACAtcttttgaagaatttaaaagCTTTAGATTTTGAGAATAATGATTTTTCCAAATATGAATTAGAGAATATCGAGATTTGTAAGATAGTGTCAAACAATGTGAGGGAAAAGGGTGCTCAGGAATGGGAGCAGGCCCAGAAGTGTGAGGAAGAGCCGGTTCAGGAGCAAAAGAAAGAGCTGATCCAAGAACTTGAGGAAGAGCCGGTTCAGGAGCAAAAGAAAGAGCCGGTTCAGGAATACAATAAAGAACCGATTCAGGAACAAAAGAAAGAGCTGATCCAAGAACTTGAGGAAGAGCCGATTCAGGAATACAATAAAGAGCCGGTTCAGGAACAAAAGAAAGAGTTGGTCCAAGAACACAATAAAGAAGAGCTGTTCCAGGAGCATGAGCTAGAACAAACCCAGAACCGGAACCGGAACCAAAACCAAAACCAGAGCCAAAAACAACAACTTACCATCCAAAAACAACTTAACATCCAAAAACCCCAACTAAACGTCCAAAAACACCAACTTGAACAAACTAAATTCCCAACAAACTTGAGACTCAAATACATGCAGATCTACATTATGGGAGGATATGCAAAAAAACATTTTCATAATAAAGAACAAAATTCATATAATATCAGAGttgaaatcaaaaaaaatcagGAAATTCAAGcaattaaagttattaatatattagagAAAGATGATATGCACTTTTTTCACCATGGCAATAACATTCTCTCATCATTTCAAAGCAATAATTCTGAGTATCATCGTAAATTTATATCATCACAAATTCAAGCAAATAAAAGGATGTTCAGACTCAATTCTCACCAATATAAACttcaaatctttaaattcttaaatatcaaaatcCCAATTAAATGTGATGATCAAATATATCTTTATCTCGGAAATTCTCAGTCAAAACATGAATTTAATGATGTTCAAAAAGATCACCAAATTCACAGAAGAAATGCTATATTACCCATTACAAAACAAAATCTTCTTAAATTAACAAAAGATGGGGGATTTCAGACACTTCTGGAACTTCATGATCATTTTTATACTTTTCAAACTAATATTACCCAACAAAATTCCActcattcttttttatctCAAAATTTCAATCATCCAGATACCTTTATTGGATACATTCTACTATCCATCCAAAAGGCATGAgatgatatatatatatatatatacatatacatatatattacCACCAAATATTCATCctaaaagaaagaaaagaaaaaaaaatcttttctttttatttaattctccatatgtttttcattattatatattatattccGTCTAATCAAATTTGACATGTTCTCAGAATTTGAAACCTTGTTAATCTTAAGTTGTACATTCTTCCTAATTCTTGTCTTATACATATCAATCTGTTGTTTTCTAACTGATACTTTACCAACATAactgaatttgaaaagatGATTAAAGTTCTTTGATAAAACTTCGTGTAATTGACCTGAAATTGTTATATTTCCAGGAGTTCCACAGGATTCCATTCTATTTCCTATTATTACATCATGTCCCCAAACCTCATATCTTAACCTAGAACTTCCTACAATACCTCCTATACATCCTCCATAATGTAATCCAATCCTCATACTCAATTCAGGAAGTGATAACTTTTCCCTAACAAATGCAATCTTCTCTAACATATCATGTGCCATTGCAATACTTCTTCTAGCTCCTTCTGCTGGAGTGTAACCTTCCATCTGtgaaatattcaaattatagATTTGTCGATTCTTTGTATTGTAACTATTATTGCTACCAttagaagatgatgattgTTTACTTGAAATTGGATTACTTAAAATACTTGGAGAAGAACTTCTTAGAGAAGAATTATGGGAAAGATAGCTATTAACTGAGTTAAGATAATTTATTCCAAGTCCAAAATTCATTCCTAAAC
This is a stretch of genomic DNA from Cryptosporidium parvum Iowa II chromosome 3, whole genome shotgun sequence. It encodes these proteins:
- a CDS encoding Rrp9p/U3-55K-family snoRNP-associated protein with several WD40 repeats, yielding IMKRKFQQIKKNQGKKKNENEEIVSSSDDESFLNNKKSVDYQDHKNSHFIGRTLGSNVESDYENGEEEDDDDEEDTFFENDDERRVSLAKKYLKKIDALDDDDIKKSLNILEGKISQRDIADSFNITSDSTFYKGHKLSPTCVTLDKDGRTAYTGGKDCAIIKWDLETGKKIIFPGSRKDFECGGHFEQVKTICYHKETNLICSGGEDKVIRIWDHRVQKCIEKFHGHTNTITGIVSEPNSDIDQIISVSFDKSLKVWSLKSRSHMNTYYGHTNKITSCDIILKDRPFTGSEDNTSRLWKLSADSHLIFYPSNNNNNNDLSKNIESPIDSVSCLNNVNYITGQQDGTIHIWSQFKKKPLFTSNDLHKGGIYSIKSIPFTDLFFTGSDDQEIKAWKWSNQNNNISLINSIKISGFVNDISVSDKLIVAAIGQEHRLGRWNSIKESKNGLLVVPISYNN